A region from the Nesterenkonia lacusekhoensis genome encodes:
- the wecB gene encoding non-hydrolyzing UDP-N-acetylglucosamine 2-epimerase → MKRIMPIYGTRPEAIKMAPIVKALQSSEHFDCEVTVTGQHREMLDQVNELFGIVPDHDLNIIQPRQTLNGVLTRTVNGLDELFTAQKPDAVIVQGDTTTTTAGAMAAFYSGIPVIHAEAGLRSFDLFSPFPEEANRKMTSQITSLHLAPTSQSKANLLRESLPEQDIVVTGNTVIDALLEVAQKQVPFSDPQLEEAAASGREVLLVTTHRRENQGAAMEGVGRALARLADAYPQKLIVLPAHRNPVVREAILPALAGHSNVIVTEPLPYGEFTRLMNLATVVLTDSGGVQEEAPSLGKPVLVMRENTERPEAVDAGTVRLIGTDEERVVQEVCNLFDSAESYRAMANAVNPYGDGQAAARTVAAVEKLFDLGPRLDDFDPQV, encoded by the coding sequence ATGAAGAGGATCATGCCGATCTATGGCACCCGGCCCGAGGCGATCAAGATGGCCCCGATCGTCAAAGCGCTCCAGTCCAGTGAGCACTTCGACTGTGAGGTGACTGTCACCGGTCAGCACAGGGAGATGCTCGATCAGGTCAATGAGCTCTTCGGGATCGTGCCTGATCATGATCTCAACATCATCCAGCCCCGCCAGACCCTCAACGGGGTGCTGACCCGCACGGTCAACGGCCTTGATGAGCTCTTCACCGCGCAGAAGCCTGATGCGGTGATCGTCCAGGGTGATACCACTACGACCACCGCTGGGGCGATGGCGGCCTTCTACAGCGGTATTCCGGTGATCCATGCCGAGGCGGGTCTGCGCTCGTTCGATCTGTTCTCTCCGTTCCCGGAGGAGGCCAATCGGAAGATGACCTCGCAGATCACTTCGCTGCATCTGGCTCCGACCTCGCAGTCGAAGGCGAATCTGCTGCGGGAGTCGCTGCCGGAGCAGGACATCGTGGTCACCGGCAATACGGTCATCGATGCTCTGCTGGAGGTTGCTCAGAAGCAGGTGCCCTTCTCGGATCCGCAGCTGGAGGAGGCTGCGGCCTCGGGCCGTGAGGTGCTGTTGGTGACTACCCATCGTCGGGAGAATCAGGGTGCGGCGATGGAGGGTGTGGGCCGGGCGTTGGCTCGGTTGGCTGATGCGTATCCGCAGAAGCTGATCGTGCTGCCGGCGCATCGGAATCCGGTGGTGCGTGAGGCGATCCTGCCGGCCCTGGCTGGGCACAGCAATGTGATCGTCACTGAGCCGTTGCCGTATGGGGAGTTCACGCGGTTGATGAATCTGGCCACGGTGGTGCTGACTGATTCTGGTGGGGTCCAGGAGGAGGCGCCGTCGTTGGGTAAGCCGGTGTTGGTGATGCGGGAGAACACGGAGCGTCCTGAGGCGGTTGATGCCGGTACGGTGCGGCTGATCGGTACTGATGAGGAGCGTGTGGTTCAGGAGGTCTGCAATCTGTTCGACTCTGCTGAGTCGTATCGGGCGATGGCCAATGCGGTGAATCCGTACGGGGACGGTCAGGCGGCTGCCCGGACTGTCGCGGCTGTTGAGAAGCTCTTCGATCTGGGGCCCCGCCTGGACGACTTCGACCCGCAGGTGTGA
- the smc gene encoding chromosome segregation protein SMC — protein MHLKTLTVRGFKSFASATTFEFEPGVTAVVGPNGSGKSNVVDALAWVMGEQGAKTLRGGSMEDVIFAGTAERQPLGRASVSLTIDNTDGALPIEYTEVTISRTMFRTGGSEYTINGQKCRLLDIQELLSDSGLGREMHVIVGQGQLDQILHATPEQRRGFIEEAAGVLKHRRRRERTVRKLDSMQGNLDRLEDLISEISRQLAPLGRQAKVARRAQRIQHDVRDALSRLIADDLLQAATALNESSQGEETDRARAAELKDSLERQDAEISALSQQAEALRQRGEKLVGGHHRLEQVQERLRSVASLAAERARSLYASAVVDTSGRDPEDLRAQAEQVTAQAQEQKAEVDDAAARLESITAQREQAETQLKAEETRLTEQLRAVADRKAGLATLQGKADTAQGRIDAAESRRRRALEQQEQAQESQQRARSEFAELEQKVVGIETGEESLDAAYESAQQRYDGLRQRHDELLAEQRRLQNVVSEDRARLSGLSAARTPRDGAAALQKDYAQGIESSLAEKLSLTSGWEKALAAVLGSLDTALITADADAAARALDWLAEQDGGRAHLVYPEPGASAAPELPSLPAEVDGALWALDAITVPEELAAPLRTALTGVVLCADQPSAQTLLKQPEVSTAVTADGTILRAGERIGGTALENSDLAITAQINDLTATLEQAEKDLEKVTQQAESSGAEVAAAELKVDEAMGALHANDAELSAITEQLGQLSAEVSRAEERISSAQKEIAEAAQAEQDAEEQLQEVTQRLEAAQNEEIEEDPSTQLRDELAEQASARRREEVDARLALRAAEEQHKQMLERAASFRRSAQAEEHRREQAQKIAEARNKRGQEAEAVQAEAEAAVERLSSVLDQARAAQDATQQQHQQLTEQLRTLRQARSGEAEELEAVTGRLHQAELTRTELRLALEAAEQRGRDELSLTPEYLIEHYGPDQPIPDPDAETGDAESGEDAAEGEPQGTPYVRAEQEKRLEKARRDLKALGKVNPLALEEHAALEERHTYLQEQLTDLKKSKQDLLDIIADVDQTVERVFTEAWEDTKVQFERVFGRLFPGGEGRLELTNPVDMLNTGIEVHARPPGKRIRRLSLLSGGERSLTAVALLVAIFKARPSPFYVMDEVEAALDDTNLSRLLVIFEELRASSQLIVITHQKRTMEIADALYGVSMRQDGSTRVVSQKMASREQEQETV, from the coding sequence ATGCATCTGAAGACCCTCACCGTCCGCGGCTTCAAGTCCTTCGCCTCTGCCACGACCTTCGAGTTCGAGCCCGGCGTGACCGCAGTGGTGGGCCCCAACGGCTCGGGAAAATCCAATGTGGTGGACGCTCTGGCCTGGGTGATGGGTGAGCAGGGAGCCAAGACCCTGCGCGGCGGGTCCATGGAGGATGTGATCTTCGCCGGCACCGCCGAGCGCCAGCCCCTCGGCAGGGCCTCGGTCAGCCTGACCATCGACAACACCGACGGCGCCCTGCCCATCGAGTACACCGAAGTCACCATCAGCCGGACCATGTTCCGCACCGGCGGCTCCGAATACACCATCAACGGCCAGAAGTGCCGCCTGCTCGACATCCAGGAGCTGCTCTCCGACTCCGGCCTGGGCCGGGAGATGCACGTGATCGTCGGCCAGGGACAGCTGGACCAGATCCTCCACGCCACTCCAGAACAGCGCCGCGGCTTCATCGAAGAGGCCGCCGGCGTGCTCAAGCACCGACGCCGGCGCGAGCGCACCGTCCGCAAGCTCGACTCCATGCAGGGCAACCTGGACCGACTCGAAGACCTGATCAGCGAGATCTCCCGGCAGCTGGCCCCGCTGGGACGGCAGGCCAAAGTGGCGCGTCGCGCCCAGCGGATCCAACACGATGTCCGCGATGCCCTGTCGCGGCTCATCGCCGATGACCTGCTTCAGGCCGCCACAGCCCTGAACGAGTCCAGTCAGGGGGAGGAGACCGACCGCGCCCGCGCCGCCGAGCTCAAGGACTCCCTGGAGCGCCAGGACGCCGAGATCTCCGCACTCTCACAGCAGGCCGAAGCTCTGCGCCAGCGTGGCGAGAAGCTGGTGGGCGGCCATCACCGGTTGGAGCAGGTCCAGGAGCGGCTGCGCTCGGTGGCCTCCCTGGCCGCAGAGCGCGCCCGCAGCCTCTACGCCTCCGCTGTGGTGGACACCTCCGGGCGGGACCCGGAGGACCTGCGGGCCCAGGCCGAGCAGGTCACGGCTCAGGCCCAGGAGCAGAAGGCCGAAGTCGATGACGCCGCCGCTCGGTTGGAGAGCATCACGGCCCAGCGAGAGCAGGCGGAGACTCAGCTGAAGGCCGAGGAGACCCGGCTGACCGAACAGCTGCGTGCCGTGGCCGACCGCAAGGCGGGCCTGGCCACCCTCCAGGGCAAGGCGGACACCGCTCAGGGGCGCATTGATGCTGCCGAATCCCGGCGACGCCGTGCCCTGGAGCAGCAGGAACAGGCTCAGGAGTCCCAGCAGAGGGCCCGTTCCGAGTTCGCCGAGCTGGAGCAGAAGGTCGTCGGCATCGAGACCGGCGAGGAGAGCCTCGACGCCGCCTACGAATCCGCCCAGCAGCGCTATGACGGCCTGCGCCAGCGCCATGACGAGCTGCTGGCTGAACAGCGCCGCCTCCAGAATGTGGTCAGCGAGGACCGTGCACGCCTCTCCGGGCTCTCCGCCGCCCGGACCCCGCGGGACGGTGCGGCCGCCCTGCAGAAGGACTATGCCCAGGGGATCGAATCTTCCCTGGCCGAGAAGCTCTCCCTCACTTCCGGCTGGGAGAAGGCCCTGGCCGCAGTGTTGGGTTCCCTGGACACTGCGCTGATCACCGCCGACGCCGACGCCGCCGCCCGGGCTCTGGACTGGTTGGCCGAGCAGGACGGCGGTCGCGCCCACCTGGTCTACCCGGAGCCCGGCGCCTCCGCAGCCCCCGAGCTGCCTTCCCTGCCCGCAGAGGTGGACGGTGCGCTCTGGGCGCTGGATGCCATCACGGTGCCCGAGGAGTTGGCCGCCCCGCTGCGGACCGCACTGACCGGCGTCGTGCTCTGCGCCGATCAGCCCAGTGCCCAGACTCTGCTGAAGCAGCCCGAGGTCTCCACAGCCGTGACCGCAGACGGGACCATCCTGCGGGCCGGTGAGCGGATCGGCGGTACGGCGCTGGAGAACTCCGATCTGGCCATCACCGCCCAGATCAACGATCTCACCGCCACGCTGGAGCAGGCCGAGAAGGACCTGGAGAAGGTCACCCAGCAGGCCGAGAGCTCAGGAGCGGAGGTGGCTGCGGCCGAGCTGAAGGTGGACGAGGCCATGGGGGCCCTCCACGCCAACGACGCCGAGCTCAGCGCCATCACCGAGCAGCTGGGCCAGCTCAGCGCCGAGGTCTCCCGCGCCGAGGAACGCATCAGCTCTGCGCAGAAAGAGATCGCCGAGGCGGCTCAGGCCGAGCAGGACGCCGAGGAGCAGCTCCAGGAGGTCACCCAACGGCTGGAGGCCGCGCAGAACGAGGAGATCGAAGAGGATCCCTCCACACAGCTGCGCGATGAGCTGGCCGAACAGGCCTCCGCCCGACGGCGCGAGGAGGTCGACGCTCGGCTGGCTCTGCGCGCCGCCGAGGAGCAGCACAAGCAGATGCTCGAGCGGGCCGCCTCGTTCCGGCGCAGCGCCCAAGCGGAGGAGCACCGCCGGGAGCAGGCACAGAAGATCGCCGAGGCCCGGAACAAGCGGGGCCAGGAGGCTGAGGCCGTCCAGGCCGAGGCTGAGGCCGCCGTCGAGCGTCTCAGCTCAGTGCTGGACCAGGCTCGCGCGGCTCAGGACGCCACTCAGCAGCAGCACCAGCAGCTCACCGAGCAGCTGCGCACTCTGCGGCAGGCGCGCTCCGGAGAGGCGGAGGAGCTCGAGGCCGTCACCGGCCGGCTGCACCAGGCCGAGCTCACCCGCACCGAGCTGCGCCTGGCGCTGGAGGCCGCCGAACAGCGCGGACGCGACGAGCTCAGCCTGACGCCCGAGTACCTCATCGAGCATTACGGTCCGGACCAGCCGATCCCTGACCCCGATGCCGAAACTGGCGATGCCGAATCAGGTGAGGACGCGGCAGAGGGCGAGCCTCAGGGGACCCCCTATGTGCGGGCTGAGCAGGAGAAGCGTCTGGAGAAGGCACGCCGAGATCTCAAAGCCCTGGGCAAGGTCAACCCCCTGGCGTTGGAGGAGCACGCCGCCCTGGAGGAGCGCCACACCTACCTGCAGGAGCAGCTGACCGACCTGAAGAAGTCCAAGCAGGACCTGCTGGACATCATCGCCGACGTCGATCAGACCGTGGAACGGGTCTTCACCGAGGCGTGGGAGGACACCAAGGTGCAGTTCGAGCGGGTCTTCGGCCGGCTCTTCCCCGGCGGCGAAGGACGCCTGGAGCTGACCAATCCCGTAGACATGCTCAACACCGGCATCGAAGTCCACGCCCGTCCGCCCGGCAAACGGATCCGCCGGCTCTCGCTGCTCTCAGGCGGGGAACGGTCCCTGACGGCGGTGGCGCTGCTGGTGGCGATCTTCAAGGCGCGGCCTTCGCCGTTCTACGTGATGGACGAGGTCGAGGCGGCCCTGGACGACACCAACCTCTCGCGGCTGCTGGTGATCTTCGAAGAGCTGCGGGCCTCCTCGCAGCTGATCGTCATCACCCACCAGAAGCGCACGATGGAGATCGCCGACGCGCTCTACGGCGTGTCCATGCGTCAGGACGGCTCCACCCGGGTGGTGTCACAGAAGATGGCGTCACGGGAGCAGGAACAAGAGACGGTCTGA
- a CDS encoding MFS transporter — translation MTTEAEGTRIPIPAELRIMIFAAFIVAIGFGIVAPILPQYASDFGVSAMAVSAVVSAFGLFRLLFAPASGKLTQMLGETPVYTIGLLIVAASMIATAFAPTYELLLIFRALGGIGSTFFTVSAMTFLARKAPPQIRGKVSGAYASAFLFGNVAGPLVGSGLLVFGPHVPFLVYGAALVVAALVVFVMLRKSRLVDGKTGDTREKATLAEAWSVRGYRAALTAGFANGWATFGLRNSVIPLFAASAFAGSAWFTENPWLEPGQLAGLVLAVFAAGNVATVLTFSRRSDRWGRRPPILCGLIIAAVATGLLGLAPEPWTLLLLSAIAGAGTGLVVPAQQAALADVVGQGRNGGPVVSVFQMTQDLGAIIGPLVAGLIVDHLGFVWAFALTGVILMIGAAAWSRAPETMQRSA, via the coding sequence GTGACTACTGAGGCTGAAGGTACCCGCATCCCCATCCCCGCCGAACTGCGGATCATGATCTTTGCGGCGTTCATCGTCGCCATCGGATTCGGCATCGTGGCACCCATCCTGCCGCAGTACGCCTCCGACTTCGGCGTCTCAGCCATGGCCGTCTCCGCGGTGGTCTCAGCCTTCGGTCTGTTCAGGCTGCTCTTCGCACCAGCCTCCGGCAAGCTCACCCAGATGCTCGGCGAGACCCCGGTCTACACCATCGGCCTGTTGATCGTGGCGGCCTCCATGATCGCCACCGCCTTTGCGCCCACCTATGAGCTGCTGCTGATCTTCCGCGCTCTCGGCGGCATCGGCTCCACCTTCTTCACCGTCTCCGCCATGACGTTCTTGGCGCGCAAGGCGCCCCCGCAGATCCGCGGTAAGGTCTCCGGAGCCTACGCCTCGGCCTTCCTGTTCGGGAATGTGGCCGGGCCCCTGGTGGGATCAGGTCTGCTGGTCTTCGGACCGCACGTCCCCTTCCTGGTCTATGGAGCGGCACTGGTGGTGGCGGCGCTGGTGGTCTTCGTGATGCTGCGGAAGTCTCGGCTGGTCGACGGGAAGACCGGAGACACGCGGGAGAAGGCCACCCTGGCCGAGGCGTGGAGCGTGCGCGGCTACCGGGCGGCACTCACCGCAGGGTTCGCCAACGGCTGGGCCACCTTCGGCCTGCGGAACTCGGTGATCCCGCTCTTCGCCGCCTCAGCCTTCGCCGGCAGCGCATGGTTCACGGAGAACCCCTGGCTTGAGCCCGGTCAGCTGGCCGGTCTGGTGCTGGCCGTCTTCGCCGCCGGCAATGTGGCCACAGTGCTGACCTTCTCCCGGCGCTCAGATCGCTGGGGCCGCAGACCGCCCATCCTGTGTGGGCTGATCATCGCGGCGGTGGCCACCGGACTCCTGGGACTGGCGCCCGAGCCCTGGACCCTTCTGCTGCTGAGCGCGATCGCCGGTGCCGGCACCGGCCTGGTGGTACCGGCCCAGCAGGCTGCGCTGGCCGATGTGGTCGGCCAGGGACGCAACGGGGGACCGGTGGTCTCCGTCTTCCAGATGACTCAGGACCTCGGGGCGATCATCGGCCCGCTGGTGGCCGGACTCATCGTGGACCACCTCGGCTTCGTCTGGGCCTTCGCCCTGACCGGAGTGATCCTGATGATCGGCGCGGCGGCCTGGAGCAGGGCCCCAGAGACCATGCAGCGCTCGGCCTAG
- a CDS encoding ammonium transporter: MEIPDVVWVVVAGALVLFMTPGLALFYGGLTQTKSAVNMMMMSFAAMGLVSIVWALWGDGISFGGSMAGGLFGNPADNFALYPSLEAGGDTLVWVGFGGTFAIITTALISGAIADRVKFSAWMIFVPIWLTLVYAPLAHWVWGDGGLLVEGGIIGDAVGEAVDFAGGLVVHMCAGLAALALVLVIGPRSHFAPVKPHNVPFVLLGASILWFGWFGFNLGEAADGAQMSLNWINTMLSPAAALVAWLLTEWARGKKPTPVGAASGIVAGLVGITPAVAFVSPLGAIILGAVAGILCCFAVDFKYGKYDDTLDVVGLHFVAGLWGTIAIGLFGREELIDDGRAGIFLGGGFDLLWAQIVACVVTLVFAFVATYIIGMVIHKTIGFRVDEDVEEGGIDAVAHQTEAYGTLPTPAATQQ, from the coding sequence ATACCTGACGTTGTGTGGGTCGTCGTCGCAGGTGCTCTGGTTCTGTTCATGACACCTGGTCTGGCGCTGTTCTATGGGGGTCTGACGCAGACGAAGTCAGCCGTCAACATGATGATGATGAGCTTCGCGGCCATGGGCCTGGTCTCCATCGTCTGGGCCCTCTGGGGCGACGGCATCTCCTTCGGCGGTTCGATGGCCGGAGGCCTGTTCGGCAACCCGGCGGACAACTTCGCCCTCTACCCCTCCCTCGAGGCTGGGGGAGACACCCTGGTGTGGGTCGGCTTCGGCGGCACCTTCGCCATCATCACCACCGCACTGATCTCCGGTGCGATCGCCGACCGCGTGAAGTTCTCCGCCTGGATGATCTTCGTGCCCATCTGGCTGACTCTGGTCTACGCTCCCCTGGCTCACTGGGTCTGGGGCGACGGCGGCCTGCTGGTCGAGGGCGGCATCATCGGTGACGCCGTGGGCGAGGCAGTCGACTTCGCCGGCGGCCTGGTGGTCCACATGTGCGCCGGTCTCGCCGCACTGGCCCTGGTGCTGGTCATCGGTCCGCGCAGCCACTTCGCGCCGGTCAAGCCCCATAACGTCCCGTTCGTTCTGCTGGGCGCCTCCATCCTGTGGTTCGGCTGGTTCGGCTTCAACCTCGGTGAGGCCGCCGACGGCGCGCAGATGTCGCTGAACTGGATCAACACGATGCTCTCCCCGGCCGCCGCTCTGGTCGCCTGGCTGCTCACCGAGTGGGCCCGCGGCAAGAAGCCCACCCCGGTGGGCGCTGCCTCCGGCATCGTGGCCGGCCTGGTCGGCATCACTCCGGCCGTGGCCTTCGTCTCCCCACTGGGCGCGATCATCCTCGGCGCCGTGGCCGGCATCCTGTGCTGCTTCGCCGTGGACTTCAAGTACGGCAAGTATGACGACACCCTCGACGTGGTCGGACTGCACTTCGTCGCCGGCCTGTGGGGCACCATCGCCATCGGCCTGTTCGGCCGTGAGGAGCTCATCGACGACGGTCGTGCCGGCATCTTCCTGGGCGGCGGGTTCGACCTGCTCTGGGCTCAGATCGTGGCCTGCGTGGTCACCCTGGTCTTCGCCTTCGTCGCCACCTACATCATCGGCATGGTCATCCATAAGACCATCGGATTCCGCGTGGATGAGGACGTCGAAGAGGGCGGCATCGACGCAGTGGCCCACCAGACCGAGGCCTACGGAACTCTGCCGACTCCTGCTGCCACTCAGCAGTGA